A single Oryctolagus cuniculus chromosome 18, mOryCun1.1, whole genome shotgun sequence DNA region contains:
- the LOC100346101 gene encoding palmitoyltransferase ZDHHC1 isoform X3: MTICNRPSNKTAPEKSVWTAPAQASSELQGQRSRRNGWSWPPHPLQIVAWLLYLFFAVIGFGVLVPLLPHHWMPAGYACMGAIFAGHLLVHLTAVSIDPADANVRDKSYSGPLPIFSRSQHAHVIEDLHCNLCDVDVSARSKHCSACNKCVCGFDHHCKWLNNCVGERNYRLFLHSVVSALLGVLLLVLVATYVFVEFFVNPMQLRTHPHFEVVKNQSDVWFVFLPAAPVETKAPAILVLAALLILLGLLSTALLGHLLCFHIYLMWHKLTTYEYIVQHRPQEAKGAHRELESCPPKMRPIQEMEFYMRTFSHVHPEPPSQARPVAVNANPSWFLVTRSQGEPPPPSSPDTLVLPPGIRPQSSLCLCRKRGSGACIRYLCLRPCTRSPRCPGCRVSALPIRVLPRERKAEVPAHPSPRSHISLNCAGSPDPGHHCRSLSDSSSASPSALAESVDATPVAQTRLGSAALAAPGSRGQEPGPALLRRAPAVFVSPSSGELGAQGAREAGLR; this comes from the exons ATGACCATTTGCAACAGGCCCTCCAACAAAACAGCCCCTGAGAAGAGTGTGTGGACGGCACCCGCGCAGGCCAGCTCCGAGCTGCAGGGCCAGCGGTCCCGCAGGAATGGGTGGAGCTGGCCCCCTCACCCGCTCCAGATTGTGGCCTGGCTGCTGTACCTCTTCTTTGCTGTGATCGGCTTTGGGGTCCTGGTTCCCCTCCTGCCTCACCACTGGATGCCTGCTGGCTACGCT TGCATGGGGGCCATCTTTGCTGGCCACTTGTTGGTGCACCTCACTGCTGTCTCCATCGACCCAGCAGATGCCAATGTGCGGGACAAGAGCTACTCGGGGCCCCTGCCCATCTTCAGCCGCAGCCAGCACGCACACGTCATTGAAGACCTGCACTGCAACTTGTGCGACGTGGATGT GAGCGCTCGCTCCAAGCACTGTAGCGCCTGCAACAAGTGCGTGTGCGGCTTCGACCACCACTGCAAGTGGCTCAACAACTGCGTGGGTGAGAGGAACTACCG GCTCTTTCTACACAGTGTGGTATCCGCTTTACTGGGTGTTCTGCTCCTGGTGCTGGTGGCCACTTATGTCTTTGTGGAGTTCTTTGTCAACCCCATGCAGCTGCGCACCCACCCGCACTTTGAAG TCGTGAAGAACCAAAGTGATGTGTGGTTTGTGTTCCTGCCTGCGGCCCCGGTGGAGACCAAGGCTCCTGCCATcctggtcctggctgccctgctcaTCCTTCTGGGCCTGCTCTCCACAGCCTTGCTtggccacctgctctgcttccacatCTATCTCA TGTGGCACAAGCTCACCACCTATGAGTACATCGTGCAGCACCGCCCACAAGAGGCAAAGGGGGCCCACAGGGAGCTTGAGTCGTGTCCCCCCAAGATGCGGCCTATTCAG GAGATGGAGTTCTATATGCGGACCTTCAGCCATGTGCACCCAGAGCcccccagccaggccaggccagtggCAGTGAATGCCAA TCCCTCCTGGTTTCTTGTCACCAGGAGCCAAGGGGAGCCTCCACCGCCCTCCTCCCCAGACACGCTGGTCCTGCCTCCCGGGATCCGCCCCCAG TCTTCCCTTTGTTTGTGCAGAAAAAGAGGAAGCGGCGCATGTATAAGGTACCTATGTCTGAGGCCTTGCACCCGGAGCCCTCGCTGCCCAGGCTGCAGGGTGAGCGCCCTCCCCATCCGGGTCCTCCCCagggaaagaaaggcagaagTCCCAGCGCACCCCAGCCCCCGGTCTCACATTTCCCTCAACTGCGCAGGGTCCCCGGACCCTGGCCACCACTGCAGGTCATTGAGTGATTcctccagcgccagcccctcggcGTTGGCCGAGTCCGTGGACGCGACTCCAGTGGCGCAAACGCGCCTGGGCAGCGCCGCTCTGGCCgccccagggagcaggggacaagagccggggccggcgctgctgAGGCGCGCGCCTGCCGTTTTCGTGAGCCCGAGCAGCGGCGAGCTTGGGGCGCAGGGCGCCCGGGAGGCCGGCCTGCGGTAG
- the LOC100346101 gene encoding palmitoyltransferase ZDHHC1 isoform X5, with translation MTICNRPSNKTAPEKSVWTAPAQASSELQGQRSRRNGWSWPPHPLQIVAWLLYLFFAVIGFGVLVPLLPHHWMPAGYACMGAIFAGHLLVHLTAVSIDPADANVRDKSYSGPLPIFSRSQHAHVIEDLHCNLCDVDVSARSKHCSACNKCVCGFDHHCKWLNNCVGERNYRLFLHSVVSALLGVLLLVLVATYVFVEFFVNPMQLRTHPHFEVVKNQSDVWFVFLPAAPVETKAPAILVLAALLILLGLLSTALLGHLLCFHIYLMWHKLTTYEYIVQHRPQEAKGAHRELESCPPKMRPIQEMEFYMRTFSHVHPEPPSQARPVAVNANPSWFLVTRSQGEPPPPSSPDTLVLPPGIRPQKKRKRRMYKVPMSEALHPEPSLPRLQGSPDPGHHCRSLSDSSSASPSALAESVDATPVAQTRLGSAALAAPGSRGQEPGPALLRRAPAVFVSPSSGELGAQGAREAGLR, from the exons ATGACCATTTGCAACAGGCCCTCCAACAAAACAGCCCCTGAGAAGAGTGTGTGGACGGCACCCGCGCAGGCCAGCTCCGAGCTGCAGGGCCAGCGGTCCCGCAGGAATGGGTGGAGCTGGCCCCCTCACCCGCTCCAGATTGTGGCCTGGCTGCTGTACCTCTTCTTTGCTGTGATCGGCTTTGGGGTCCTGGTTCCCCTCCTGCCTCACCACTGGATGCCTGCTGGCTACGCT TGCATGGGGGCCATCTTTGCTGGCCACTTGTTGGTGCACCTCACTGCTGTCTCCATCGACCCAGCAGATGCCAATGTGCGGGACAAGAGCTACTCGGGGCCCCTGCCCATCTTCAGCCGCAGCCAGCACGCACACGTCATTGAAGACCTGCACTGCAACTTGTGCGACGTGGATGT GAGCGCTCGCTCCAAGCACTGTAGCGCCTGCAACAAGTGCGTGTGCGGCTTCGACCACCACTGCAAGTGGCTCAACAACTGCGTGGGTGAGAGGAACTACCG GCTCTTTCTACACAGTGTGGTATCCGCTTTACTGGGTGTTCTGCTCCTGGTGCTGGTGGCCACTTATGTCTTTGTGGAGTTCTTTGTCAACCCCATGCAGCTGCGCACCCACCCGCACTTTGAAG TCGTGAAGAACCAAAGTGATGTGTGGTTTGTGTTCCTGCCTGCGGCCCCGGTGGAGACCAAGGCTCCTGCCATcctggtcctggctgccctgctcaTCCTTCTGGGCCTGCTCTCCACAGCCTTGCTtggccacctgctctgcttccacatCTATCTCA TGTGGCACAAGCTCACCACCTATGAGTACATCGTGCAGCACCGCCCACAAGAGGCAAAGGGGGCCCACAGGGAGCTTGAGTCGTGTCCCCCCAAGATGCGGCCTATTCAG GAGATGGAGTTCTATATGCGGACCTTCAGCCATGTGCACCCAGAGCcccccagccaggccaggccagtggCAGTGAATGCCAA TCCCTCCTGGTTTCTTGTCACCAGGAGCCAAGGGGAGCCTCCACCGCCCTCCTCCCCAGACACGCTGGTCCTGCCTCCCGGGATCCGCCCCCAG AAAAAGAGGAAGCGGCGCATGTATAAGGTACCTATGTCTGAGGCCTTGCACCCGGAGCCCTCGCTGCCCAGGCTGCAGG GGTCCCCGGACCCTGGCCACCACTGCAGGTCATTGAGTGATTcctccagcgccagcccctcggcGTTGGCCGAGTCCGTGGACGCGACTCCAGTGGCGCAAACGCGCCTGGGCAGCGCCGCTCTGGCCgccccagggagcaggggacaagagccggggccggcgctgctgAGGCGCGCGCCTGCCGTTTTCGTGAGCCCGAGCAGCGGCGAGCTTGGGGCGCAGGGCGCCCGGGAGGCCGGCCTGCGGTAG
- the LOC100346101 gene encoding palmitoyltransferase ZDHHC1 isoform X6: MTICNRPSNKTAPEKSVWTAPAQASSELQGQRSRRNGWSWPPHPLQIVAWLLYLFFAVIGFGVLVPLLPHHWMPAGYACMGAIFAGHLLVHLTAVSIDPADANVRDKSYSGPLPIFSRSQHAHVIEDLHCNLCDVDVSARSKHCSACNKCVCGFDHHCKWLNNCVGERNYRLFLHSVVSALLGVLLLVLVATYVFVEFFVNPMQLRTHPHFEVVKNQSDVWFVFLPAAPVETKAPAILVLAALLILLGLLSTALLGHLLCFHIYLMWHKLTTYEYIVQHRPQEAKGAHRELESCPPKMRPIQEMEFYMRTFSHVHPEPPSQARPVAVNAKSQGEPPPPSSPDTLVLPPGIRPQKKRKRRMYKVPMSEALHPEPSLPRLQGSPDPGHHCRSLSDSSSASPSALAESVDATPVAQTRLGSAALAAPGSRGQEPGPALLRRAPAVFVSPSSGELGAQGAREAGLR; this comes from the exons ATGACCATTTGCAACAGGCCCTCCAACAAAACAGCCCCTGAGAAGAGTGTGTGGACGGCACCCGCGCAGGCCAGCTCCGAGCTGCAGGGCCAGCGGTCCCGCAGGAATGGGTGGAGCTGGCCCCCTCACCCGCTCCAGATTGTGGCCTGGCTGCTGTACCTCTTCTTTGCTGTGATCGGCTTTGGGGTCCTGGTTCCCCTCCTGCCTCACCACTGGATGCCTGCTGGCTACGCT TGCATGGGGGCCATCTTTGCTGGCCACTTGTTGGTGCACCTCACTGCTGTCTCCATCGACCCAGCAGATGCCAATGTGCGGGACAAGAGCTACTCGGGGCCCCTGCCCATCTTCAGCCGCAGCCAGCACGCACACGTCATTGAAGACCTGCACTGCAACTTGTGCGACGTGGATGT GAGCGCTCGCTCCAAGCACTGTAGCGCCTGCAACAAGTGCGTGTGCGGCTTCGACCACCACTGCAAGTGGCTCAACAACTGCGTGGGTGAGAGGAACTACCG GCTCTTTCTACACAGTGTGGTATCCGCTTTACTGGGTGTTCTGCTCCTGGTGCTGGTGGCCACTTATGTCTTTGTGGAGTTCTTTGTCAACCCCATGCAGCTGCGCACCCACCCGCACTTTGAAG TCGTGAAGAACCAAAGTGATGTGTGGTTTGTGTTCCTGCCTGCGGCCCCGGTGGAGACCAAGGCTCCTGCCATcctggtcctggctgccctgctcaTCCTTCTGGGCCTGCTCTCCACAGCCTTGCTtggccacctgctctgcttccacatCTATCTCA TGTGGCACAAGCTCACCACCTATGAGTACATCGTGCAGCACCGCCCACAAGAGGCAAAGGGGGCCCACAGGGAGCTTGAGTCGTGTCCCCCCAAGATGCGGCCTATTCAG GAGATGGAGTTCTATATGCGGACCTTCAGCCATGTGCACCCAGAGCcccccagccaggccaggccagtggCAGTGAATGCCAA GAGCCAAGGGGAGCCTCCACCGCCCTCCTCCCCAGACACGCTGGTCCTGCCTCCCGGGATCCGCCCCCAG AAAAAGAGGAAGCGGCGCATGTATAAGGTACCTATGTCTGAGGCCTTGCACCCGGAGCCCTCGCTGCCCAGGCTGCAGG GGTCCCCGGACCCTGGCCACCACTGCAGGTCATTGAGTGATTcctccagcgccagcccctcggcGTTGGCCGAGTCCGTGGACGCGACTCCAGTGGCGCAAACGCGCCTGGGCAGCGCCGCTCTGGCCgccccagggagcaggggacaagagccggggccggcgctgctgAGGCGCGCGCCTGCCGTTTTCGTGAGCCCGAGCAGCGGCGAGCTTGGGGCGCAGGGCGCCCGGGAGGCCGGCCTGCGGTAG
- the LOC100346101 gene encoding palmitoyltransferase ZDHHC1 isoform X4 yields the protein MTICNRPSNKTAPEKSVWTAPAQASSELQGQRSRRNGWSWPPHPLQIVAWLLYLFFAVIGFGVLVPLLPHHWMPAGYACMGAIFAGHLLVHLTAVSIDPADANVRDKSYSGPLPIFSRSQHAHVIEDLHCNLCDVDVSARSKHCSACNKCVCGFDHHCKWLNNCVGERNYRLFLHSVVSALLGVLLLVLVATYVFVEFFVNPMQLRTHPHFEVVKNQSDVWFVFLPAAPVETKAPAILVLAALLILLGLLSTALLGHLLCFHIYLMWHKLTTYEYIVQHRPQEAKGAHRELESCPPKMRPIQEMEFYMRTFSHVHPEPPSQARPVAVNAKSQGEPPPPSSPDTLVLPPGIRPQSSLCLCRKRGSGACIRYLCLRPCTRSPRCPGCRVSALPIRVLPRERKAEVPAHPSPRSHISLNCAGSPDPGHHCRSLSDSSSASPSALAESVDATPVAQTRLGSAALAAPGSRGQEPGPALLRRAPAVFVSPSSGELGAQGAREAGLR from the exons ATGACCATTTGCAACAGGCCCTCCAACAAAACAGCCCCTGAGAAGAGTGTGTGGACGGCACCCGCGCAGGCCAGCTCCGAGCTGCAGGGCCAGCGGTCCCGCAGGAATGGGTGGAGCTGGCCCCCTCACCCGCTCCAGATTGTGGCCTGGCTGCTGTACCTCTTCTTTGCTGTGATCGGCTTTGGGGTCCTGGTTCCCCTCCTGCCTCACCACTGGATGCCTGCTGGCTACGCT TGCATGGGGGCCATCTTTGCTGGCCACTTGTTGGTGCACCTCACTGCTGTCTCCATCGACCCAGCAGATGCCAATGTGCGGGACAAGAGCTACTCGGGGCCCCTGCCCATCTTCAGCCGCAGCCAGCACGCACACGTCATTGAAGACCTGCACTGCAACTTGTGCGACGTGGATGT GAGCGCTCGCTCCAAGCACTGTAGCGCCTGCAACAAGTGCGTGTGCGGCTTCGACCACCACTGCAAGTGGCTCAACAACTGCGTGGGTGAGAGGAACTACCG GCTCTTTCTACACAGTGTGGTATCCGCTTTACTGGGTGTTCTGCTCCTGGTGCTGGTGGCCACTTATGTCTTTGTGGAGTTCTTTGTCAACCCCATGCAGCTGCGCACCCACCCGCACTTTGAAG TCGTGAAGAACCAAAGTGATGTGTGGTTTGTGTTCCTGCCTGCGGCCCCGGTGGAGACCAAGGCTCCTGCCATcctggtcctggctgccctgctcaTCCTTCTGGGCCTGCTCTCCACAGCCTTGCTtggccacctgctctgcttccacatCTATCTCA TGTGGCACAAGCTCACCACCTATGAGTACATCGTGCAGCACCGCCCACAAGAGGCAAAGGGGGCCCACAGGGAGCTTGAGTCGTGTCCCCCCAAGATGCGGCCTATTCAG GAGATGGAGTTCTATATGCGGACCTTCAGCCATGTGCACCCAGAGCcccccagccaggccaggccagtggCAGTGAATGCCAA GAGCCAAGGGGAGCCTCCACCGCCCTCCTCCCCAGACACGCTGGTCCTGCCTCCCGGGATCCGCCCCCAG TCTTCCCTTTGTTTGTGCAGAAAAAGAGGAAGCGGCGCATGTATAAGGTACCTATGTCTGAGGCCTTGCACCCGGAGCCCTCGCTGCCCAGGCTGCAGGGTGAGCGCCCTCCCCATCCGGGTCCTCCCCagggaaagaaaggcagaagTCCCAGCGCACCCCAGCCCCCGGTCTCACATTTCCCTCAACTGCGCAGGGTCCCCGGACCCTGGCCACCACTGCAGGTCATTGAGTGATTcctccagcgccagcccctcggcGTTGGCCGAGTCCGTGGACGCGACTCCAGTGGCGCAAACGCGCCTGGGCAGCGCCGCTCTGGCCgccccagggagcaggggacaagagccggggccggcgctgctgAGGCGCGCGCCTGCCGTTTTCGTGAGCCCGAGCAGCGGCGAGCTTGGGGCGCAGGGCGCCCGGGAGGCCGGCCTGCGGTAG
- the LOC100346101 gene encoding palmitoyltransferase ZDHHC1 isoform X9 translates to MTICNRPSNKTAPEKSVWTAPAQASSELQGQRSRRNGWSWPPHPLQIVAWLLYLFFAVIGFGVLVPLLPHHWMPAGYACMGAIFAGHLLVHLTAVSIDPADANVRDKSYSGPLPIFSRSQHAHVIEDLHCNLCDVDVSARSKHCSACNKCVCGFDHHCKWLNNCVGERNYRLFLHSVVSALLGVLLLVLVATYVFVEFFVNPMQLRTHPHFEVVKNQSDVWFVFLPAAPVETKAPAILVLAALLILLGLLSTALLGHLLCFHIYLRDGVLYADLQPCAPRAPQPGQASGSECQSLLVSCHQEPRGASTALLPRHAGPASRDPPPVFPLFVQKKRKRRMYKVPMSEALHPEPSLPRLQGSPDPGHHCRSLSDSSSASPSALAESVDATPVAQTRLGSAALAAPGSRGQEPGPALLRRAPAVFVSPSSGELGAQGAREAGLR, encoded by the exons ATGACCATTTGCAACAGGCCCTCCAACAAAACAGCCCCTGAGAAGAGTGTGTGGACGGCACCCGCGCAGGCCAGCTCCGAGCTGCAGGGCCAGCGGTCCCGCAGGAATGGGTGGAGCTGGCCCCCTCACCCGCTCCAGATTGTGGCCTGGCTGCTGTACCTCTTCTTTGCTGTGATCGGCTTTGGGGTCCTGGTTCCCCTCCTGCCTCACCACTGGATGCCTGCTGGCTACGCT TGCATGGGGGCCATCTTTGCTGGCCACTTGTTGGTGCACCTCACTGCTGTCTCCATCGACCCAGCAGATGCCAATGTGCGGGACAAGAGCTACTCGGGGCCCCTGCCCATCTTCAGCCGCAGCCAGCACGCACACGTCATTGAAGACCTGCACTGCAACTTGTGCGACGTGGATGT GAGCGCTCGCTCCAAGCACTGTAGCGCCTGCAACAAGTGCGTGTGCGGCTTCGACCACCACTGCAAGTGGCTCAACAACTGCGTGGGTGAGAGGAACTACCG GCTCTTTCTACACAGTGTGGTATCCGCTTTACTGGGTGTTCTGCTCCTGGTGCTGGTGGCCACTTATGTCTTTGTGGAGTTCTTTGTCAACCCCATGCAGCTGCGCACCCACCCGCACTTTGAAG TCGTGAAGAACCAAAGTGATGTGTGGTTTGTGTTCCTGCCTGCGGCCCCGGTGGAGACCAAGGCTCCTGCCATcctggtcctggctgccctgctcaTCCTTCTGGGCCTGCTCTCCACAGCCTTGCTtggccacctgctctgcttccacatCTATCTCA GAGATGGAGTTCTATATGCGGACCTTCAGCCATGTGCACCCAGAGCcccccagccaggccaggccagtggCAGTGAATGCCAA TCCCTCCTGGTTTCTTGTCACCAGGAGCCAAGGGGAGCCTCCACCGCCCTCCTCCCCAGACACGCTGGTCCTGCCTCCCGGGATCCGCCCCCAG TCTTCCCTTTGTTTGTGCAGAAAAAGAGGAAGCGGCGCATGTATAAGGTACCTATGTCTGAGGCCTTGCACCCGGAGCCCTCGCTGCCCAGGCTGCAGG GGTCCCCGGACCCTGGCCACCACTGCAGGTCATTGAGTGATTcctccagcgccagcccctcggcGTTGGCCGAGTCCGTGGACGCGACTCCAGTGGCGCAAACGCGCCTGGGCAGCGCCGCTCTGGCCgccccagggagcaggggacaagagccggggccggcgctgctgAGGCGCGCGCCTGCCGTTTTCGTGAGCCCGAGCAGCGGCGAGCTTGGGGCGCAGGGCGCCCGGGAGGCCGGCCTGCGGTAG
- the LOC100346101 gene encoding palmitoyltransferase ZDHHC1 isoform X7 — translation MTICNRPSNKTAPEKSVWTAPAQASSELQGQRSRRNGWSWPPHPLQIVAWLLYLFFAVIGFGVLVPLLPHHWMPAGYACMGAIFAGHLLVHLTAVSIDPADANVRDKSYSGPLPIFSRSQHAHVIEDLHCNLCDVDVSARSKHCSACNKCVCGFDHHCKWLNNCVGERNYRLFLHSVVSALLGVLLLVLVATYVFVEFFVNPMQLRTHPHFEVVKNQSDVWFVFLPAAPVETKAPAILVLAALLILLGLLSTALLGHLLCFHIYLMWHKLTTYEYIVQHRPQEAKGAHRELESCPPKMRPIQSLLVSCHQEPRGASTALLPRHAGPASRDPPPVFPLFVQKKRKRRMYKVPMSEALHPEPSLPRLQGSPDPGHHCRSLSDSSSASPSALAESVDATPVAQTRLGSAALAAPGSRGQEPGPALLRRAPAVFVSPSSGELGAQGAREAGLR, via the exons ATGACCATTTGCAACAGGCCCTCCAACAAAACAGCCCCTGAGAAGAGTGTGTGGACGGCACCCGCGCAGGCCAGCTCCGAGCTGCAGGGCCAGCGGTCCCGCAGGAATGGGTGGAGCTGGCCCCCTCACCCGCTCCAGATTGTGGCCTGGCTGCTGTACCTCTTCTTTGCTGTGATCGGCTTTGGGGTCCTGGTTCCCCTCCTGCCTCACCACTGGATGCCTGCTGGCTACGCT TGCATGGGGGCCATCTTTGCTGGCCACTTGTTGGTGCACCTCACTGCTGTCTCCATCGACCCAGCAGATGCCAATGTGCGGGACAAGAGCTACTCGGGGCCCCTGCCCATCTTCAGCCGCAGCCAGCACGCACACGTCATTGAAGACCTGCACTGCAACTTGTGCGACGTGGATGT GAGCGCTCGCTCCAAGCACTGTAGCGCCTGCAACAAGTGCGTGTGCGGCTTCGACCACCACTGCAAGTGGCTCAACAACTGCGTGGGTGAGAGGAACTACCG GCTCTTTCTACACAGTGTGGTATCCGCTTTACTGGGTGTTCTGCTCCTGGTGCTGGTGGCCACTTATGTCTTTGTGGAGTTCTTTGTCAACCCCATGCAGCTGCGCACCCACCCGCACTTTGAAG TCGTGAAGAACCAAAGTGATGTGTGGTTTGTGTTCCTGCCTGCGGCCCCGGTGGAGACCAAGGCTCCTGCCATcctggtcctggctgccctgctcaTCCTTCTGGGCCTGCTCTCCACAGCCTTGCTtggccacctgctctgcttccacatCTATCTCA TGTGGCACAAGCTCACCACCTATGAGTACATCGTGCAGCACCGCCCACAAGAGGCAAAGGGGGCCCACAGGGAGCTTGAGTCGTGTCCCCCCAAGATGCGGCCTATTCAG TCCCTCCTGGTTTCTTGTCACCAGGAGCCAAGGGGAGCCTCCACCGCCCTCCTCCCCAGACACGCTGGTCCTGCCTCCCGGGATCCGCCCCCAG TCTTCCCTTTGTTTGTGCAGAAAAAGAGGAAGCGGCGCATGTATAAGGTACCTATGTCTGAGGCCTTGCACCCGGAGCCCTCGCTGCCCAGGCTGCAGG GGTCCCCGGACCCTGGCCACCACTGCAGGTCATTGAGTGATTcctccagcgccagcccctcggcGTTGGCCGAGTCCGTGGACGCGACTCCAGTGGCGCAAACGCGCCTGGGCAGCGCCGCTCTGGCCgccccagggagcaggggacaagagccggggccggcgctgctgAGGCGCGCGCCTGCCGTTTTCGTGAGCCCGAGCAGCGGCGAGCTTGGGGCGCAGGGCGCCCGGGAGGCCGGCCTGCGGTAG
- the LOC100346101 gene encoding palmitoyltransferase ZDHHC1 isoform X8, translated as MTICNRPSNKTAPEKSVWTAPAQASSELQGQRSRRNGWSWPPHPLQIVAWLLYLFFAVIGFGVLVPLLPHHWMPAGYACMGAIFAGHLLVHLTAVSIDPADANVRDKSYSGPLPIFSRSQHAHVIEDLHCNLCDVDVSARSKHCSACNKCVCGFDHHCKWLNNCVGERNYRLFLHSVVSALLGVLLLVLVATYVFVEFFVNPMQLRTHPHFEVVKNQSDVWFVFLPAAPVETKAPAILVLAALLILLGLLSTALLGHLLCFHIYLMWHKLTTYEYIVQHRPQEAKGAHRELESCPPKMRPIQEPRGASTALLPRHAGPASRDPPPVFPLFVQKKRKRRMYKVPMSEALHPEPSLPRLQGSPDPGHHCRSLSDSSSASPSALAESVDATPVAQTRLGSAALAAPGSRGQEPGPALLRRAPAVFVSPSSGELGAQGAREAGLR; from the exons ATGACCATTTGCAACAGGCCCTCCAACAAAACAGCCCCTGAGAAGAGTGTGTGGACGGCACCCGCGCAGGCCAGCTCCGAGCTGCAGGGCCAGCGGTCCCGCAGGAATGGGTGGAGCTGGCCCCCTCACCCGCTCCAGATTGTGGCCTGGCTGCTGTACCTCTTCTTTGCTGTGATCGGCTTTGGGGTCCTGGTTCCCCTCCTGCCTCACCACTGGATGCCTGCTGGCTACGCT TGCATGGGGGCCATCTTTGCTGGCCACTTGTTGGTGCACCTCACTGCTGTCTCCATCGACCCAGCAGATGCCAATGTGCGGGACAAGAGCTACTCGGGGCCCCTGCCCATCTTCAGCCGCAGCCAGCACGCACACGTCATTGAAGACCTGCACTGCAACTTGTGCGACGTGGATGT GAGCGCTCGCTCCAAGCACTGTAGCGCCTGCAACAAGTGCGTGTGCGGCTTCGACCACCACTGCAAGTGGCTCAACAACTGCGTGGGTGAGAGGAACTACCG GCTCTTTCTACACAGTGTGGTATCCGCTTTACTGGGTGTTCTGCTCCTGGTGCTGGTGGCCACTTATGTCTTTGTGGAGTTCTTTGTCAACCCCATGCAGCTGCGCACCCACCCGCACTTTGAAG TCGTGAAGAACCAAAGTGATGTGTGGTTTGTGTTCCTGCCTGCGGCCCCGGTGGAGACCAAGGCTCCTGCCATcctggtcctggctgccctgctcaTCCTTCTGGGCCTGCTCTCCACAGCCTTGCTtggccacctgctctgcttccacatCTATCTCA TGTGGCACAAGCTCACCACCTATGAGTACATCGTGCAGCACCGCCCACAAGAGGCAAAGGGGGCCCACAGGGAGCTTGAGTCGTGTCCCCCCAAGATGCGGCCTATTCAG GAGCCAAGGGGAGCCTCCACCGCCCTCCTCCCCAGACACGCTGGTCCTGCCTCCCGGGATCCGCCCCCAG TCTTCCCTTTGTTTGTGCAGAAAAAGAGGAAGCGGCGCATGTATAAGGTACCTATGTCTGAGGCCTTGCACCCGGAGCCCTCGCTGCCCAGGCTGCAGG GGTCCCCGGACCCTGGCCACCACTGCAGGTCATTGAGTGATTcctccagcgccagcccctcggcGTTGGCCGAGTCCGTGGACGCGACTCCAGTGGCGCAAACGCGCCTGGGCAGCGCCGCTCTGGCCgccccagggagcaggggacaagagccggggccggcgctgctgAGGCGCGCGCCTGCCGTTTTCGTGAGCCCGAGCAGCGGCGAGCTTGGGGCGCAGGGCGCCCGGGAGGCCGGCCTGCGGTAG